From Humisphaera borealis, the proteins below share one genomic window:
- the galK gene encoding galactokinase, with protein sequence MQPPRGPSSSVTDNAARQAALLGAFGRHFGSPTANSRRVRIIRAPGRVNLIGEHTDYNDGFVFPMAIEPQALIACRSRDDGLVRLASTAFEGPLVEFSVQRRIESGEPGWANYSRGVAQQLVSAGIPLCGMDAVIDSSVPVGGGLSSSAAIEVATGLALLTLAGLDMDPQRLALVCQQAEHFFAGVPCGIMDQTIVAAGRAGHAMLLDCRDLSKQYIPVDGRELQVVIINSMVRHALTGGEYAERREQCNAGVRHFNQGNPGVTTLRDVSLETLRAAEDVLPAVVYRRCRHVVTEIARTTRAAALLLQNDYDELGRLMLQSHESLRGDFEVSTPELDLLVAEAMTVRGVYGARMTGAGFGGCVIAVVQPRAVEPLRHHILKVYPEKTGVTPDIYVTTATAGASVLE encoded by the coding sequence ATGCAGCCACCGCGCGGGCCGTCGTCCTCCGTAACCGACAACGCCGCCAGGCAGGCGGCGTTGCTGGGGGCGTTCGGCCGGCACTTTGGCAGCCCGACCGCAAACAGCCGCAGGGTTCGCATCATTCGGGCTCCCGGCCGCGTGAACCTTATCGGCGAGCACACCGACTACAACGACGGCTTCGTCTTCCCGATGGCGATTGAGCCGCAGGCGCTGATCGCCTGCCGCAGCCGGGATGACGGCCTGGTCCGCCTCGCGTCGACCGCCTTCGAAGGACCGCTTGTGGAGTTTTCCGTCCAACGGCGGATCGAATCCGGCGAACCGGGCTGGGCCAACTACAGCCGGGGCGTCGCCCAGCAACTGGTCAGTGCCGGGATCCCGCTGTGCGGGATGGATGCGGTGATCGACAGTTCCGTTCCTGTCGGCGGCGGCCTGTCCAGCTCGGCTGCGATCGAGGTGGCTACCGGACTGGCGCTGCTGACCCTCGCCGGCCTGGACATGGACCCTCAACGGCTGGCGCTGGTGTGCCAGCAGGCCGAGCATTTCTTTGCCGGCGTTCCGTGCGGCATCATGGACCAGACGATCGTCGCCGCCGGCCGCGCCGGGCACGCCATGCTCCTCGATTGCCGCGATCTCTCGAAGCAGTACATCCCGGTCGACGGGCGGGAATTGCAGGTTGTGATCATCAACAGCATGGTCCGCCATGCCCTGACCGGCGGCGAATACGCCGAGCGACGCGAGCAGTGCAATGCGGGCGTAAGGCACTTCAACCAGGGCAATCCGGGTGTGACGACGCTTCGCGACGTATCGCTCGAGACGCTTCGCGCCGCCGAGGACGTACTGCCGGCCGTCGTTTACCGTCGCTGTCGTCATGTCGTGACGGAGATCGCTCGAACGACCCGGGCCGCCGCCCTCCTCTTGCAGAACGACTACGACGAGCTGGGCCGGCTGATGCTGCAGAGCCATGAGTCGCTGCGCGGCGACTTTGAAGTCAGCACGCCCGAGCTCGACCTGCTGGTCGCCGAGGCGATGACCGTTCGAGGCGTCTACGGTGCGCGAATGACCGGTGCGGGTTTCGGCGGGTGTGTGATCGCAGTCGTTCAGCCCCGGGCGGTCGAGCCGCTCCGCCATCACATCCTGAAGGTCTACCCCGAAAAGACTGGCGTAACCCCCGACATCTACGTCACCACGGCAACGGCGGGCGCATCGGTTCTGGAATAG
- a CDS encoding CehA/McbA family metallohydrolase → MTVRMTFCGVAALLLAGSVSAVPPAQTLVGGMHHLRWGTVREWDEFPLKPESTGLELTFDSTPNQAERTLRLRHRDLRQAWEVWLNDKKLFTLPRDEPESVTCWAIPPGSLREKANTLRIACAAKPPDAAATAAGAPVSDDVMIGDVEVIDLPRAAVLSEAVVSVSVLADETGLACPSRITVTDERGALVDLGNKSDSHHAVRTGVVYAGTGKADLLLAAGRYTIYAGRGFEYSLPSATLDVRPGDKVQQTFRLRRVVPTEGWVASDPHVHTFTFSRHGDATIEERLLTLAGEGIELPIATDHNLNIDYTDAARGTQTAPYLTPVTGNEVTTRIGHFNAFPMAKDGPLPDWRASTWGRIAESVAKARVGEQAVIILNHGRDIHAGFRPFDPVRHISPTGENLDGWDLPANAMEVINSGATLSEPMQLYRDWFGLLNRGKQITPIGSSDCHDVNRFIVGQARTYVKMRDADAGRLSSADAVHAFNEGRVLVSYGLIADLTVDGKFGPGDLVPAGAVDDLKLSVRVLGPEWTRAARVTLFVNGVAVRTDPITQPADKPEPAGLKYAATWTLPRPKHDVWLTVIAEGPGVTGAYWPAAKPYQATTSAWTPYVMGSCGAIRIDADESGTFDSAMAHATKIATAAGDDTAAAIKALKAMEATDGISTQAVAAQLAGLWRAQNPDTFVARIESQRAEASPAATRGFDEFIAAWNQSARARAAARQ, encoded by the coding sequence ATGACGGTCCGCATGACCTTCTGTGGTGTCGCAGCCCTGCTGCTTGCCGGAAGTGTGTCAGCTGTGCCGCCGGCCCAGACGCTGGTGGGTGGCATGCATCACCTGCGGTGGGGAACGGTGCGCGAATGGGATGAGTTTCCGCTGAAGCCGGAGTCGACGGGGCTCGAGCTGACGTTCGATTCGACGCCGAACCAGGCCGAGCGGACGCTGCGGCTCCGACACCGGGACCTGCGACAGGCCTGGGAGGTGTGGCTGAATGACAAGAAGCTGTTCACCCTGCCGCGCGATGAGCCCGAGTCGGTCACCTGCTGGGCGATCCCGCCGGGCTCGCTGCGCGAGAAAGCCAACACGCTGCGGATTGCATGTGCGGCCAAACCGCCCGACGCCGCCGCGACGGCTGCGGGCGCGCCGGTCTCCGATGACGTCATGATCGGCGATGTCGAAGTGATCGATCTGCCGCGCGCCGCCGTGTTAAGCGAAGCAGTCGTGTCGGTCTCGGTGCTCGCCGATGAAACGGGGCTGGCCTGCCCCAGCCGGATTACGGTGACAGACGAGCGCGGGGCGCTGGTCGACCTGGGCAACAAGAGCGACAGTCACCATGCCGTCCGCACCGGCGTCGTCTATGCCGGTACGGGCAAGGCCGATCTGCTGCTCGCCGCGGGGCGTTATACGATTTATGCCGGGCGCGGCTTCGAATACAGCCTGCCATCGGCAACCCTGGACGTCCGCCCCGGCGACAAAGTCCAGCAGACGTTCCGGCTTCGGCGGGTGGTGCCGACCGAAGGCTGGGTCGCGTCCGATCCGCACGTGCACACCTTTACCTTCTCCCGTCATGGCGACGCGACGATTGAAGAACGCCTGCTCACCCTGGCCGGCGAAGGAATCGAGCTGCCGATCGCGACCGACCATAACCTGAATATCGACTACACCGACGCCGCCAGGGGTACGCAGACCGCGCCATACCTGACGCCGGTGACCGGCAACGAGGTGACCACGCGCATCGGCCATTTCAACGCCTTTCCGATGGCGAAGGACGGTCCGCTGCCCGACTGGCGCGCCTCCACCTGGGGCAGGATTGCCGAGAGCGTTGCCAAAGCGCGCGTAGGCGAGCAGGCGGTCATCATTTTGAATCATGGCCGCGACATTCACGCCGGGTTTCGGCCGTTCGATCCGGTTCGGCATATCAGCCCCACCGGCGAGAACCTCGACGGCTGGGACCTGCCGGCCAACGCGATGGAGGTGATCAACTCCGGGGCCACGCTCAGTGAGCCGATGCAGCTTTACCGCGACTGGTTCGGCCTGCTGAACCGCGGAAAGCAGATCACGCCGATCGGTTCCAGCGATTGCCACGATGTGAACCGGTTCATCGTCGGCCAGGCGCGGACCTATGTGAAGATGAGGGACGCCGACGCGGGCCGACTCTCGTCGGCCGACGCCGTTCACGCCTTCAATGAAGGGCGCGTCCTCGTGAGCTACGGGCTGATCGCCGACCTGACGGTGGACGGCAAGTTCGGGCCGGGAGACCTCGTGCCGGCCGGCGCGGTGGACGATCTGAAGCTGTCGGTTCGCGTGCTCGGTCCGGAATGGACGCGCGCGGCACGGGTCACGCTGTTCGTCAATGGCGTGGCAGTTCGGACGGACCCGATCACTCAGCCGGCCGACAAACCCGAGCCAGCGGGGCTGAAGTACGCCGCGACCTGGACGCTGCCCCGGCCGAAGCACGACGTCTGGCTGACGGTGATCGCCGAGGGGCCCGGCGTCACCGGTGCGTACTGGCCGGCGGCGAAGCCCTACCAGGCGACGACGTCGGCGTGGACGCCTTACGTGATGGGTTCGTGCGGCGCGATCCGTATCGACGCCGACGAGTCGGGCACGTTCGACAGCGCGATGGCGCACGCGACGAAGATCGCGACCGCTGCCGGCGACGACACTGCCGCGGCGATCAAGGCGCTCAAGGCGATGGAAGCAACCGACGGCATCAGCACGCAGGCGGTCGCCGCCCAACTGGCGGGTCTTTGGCGGGCGCAGAACCCGGATACGTTCGTCGCCAGGATTGAATCGCAGCGAGCCGAGGCGAGTCCCGCGGCGACGCGGGGATTTGACGAGTTTATTGCAGCATGGAACCAGAGCGCCCGGGCCAGAGCAGCCGCGAGGCAGTAA
- a CDS encoding substrate-binding domain-containing protein, whose protein sequence is MTRKPRRVALMLDLQWPYKRHSQVFAGIQRYAEAQGWISVIDEFVHNTLPGRSGRAVPYDGIVARGNHRLATRAARLGVPVVNVWSSSPARHLIPGVFPDSTATGRLIAEHLLSRGFRAFATLTSPQNVVHDLEVKEFDRLVREAGFSCDKSFVPQDPYKDIASWRKTERLLQQAAKRWKPPVAVYVGEEFCARMLIEEAHRLGWRIPQDLAIIAGKNEETLCEQPRPSLTSVEIGYDRIGFAAAELLDRLMDGERPPTTPIRVPPHGLVVRESTDFYAVDDGVVASALEYISANSHRPIGIADVARAVGVERRTLQNYFRKSIDRPIATEIRRVRIERAKRELAQGDRPLSEIARDAGFGTMQRLYEVFRRELGMSPSDYRKQRTLDPAAGRKP, encoded by the coding sequence ATGACACGAAAACCGCGTCGCGTCGCGCTGATGCTCGACTTGCAGTGGCCTTACAAGCGGCACTCGCAGGTGTTCGCTGGCATCCAGCGGTACGCTGAGGCGCAGGGTTGGATCTCTGTCATCGACGAGTTCGTGCACAACACGCTTCCGGGTCGCTCCGGCCGTGCGGTGCCTTACGACGGCATTGTGGCGCGGGGGAATCATCGGCTTGCCACCCGCGCGGCACGGCTGGGCGTACCGGTGGTGAACGTCTGGTCGAGTTCGCCGGCGCGGCACCTGATACCGGGAGTCTTCCCGGATTCGACTGCGACCGGCCGTCTGATCGCCGAGCACCTGCTGTCGCGCGGGTTTCGAGCGTTCGCCACCCTGACGTCGCCCCAGAACGTTGTCCATGACCTTGAAGTGAAAGAGTTCGACCGGCTGGTCCGCGAGGCGGGGTTCAGTTGCGACAAGTCCTTCGTTCCGCAGGACCCGTATAAGGATATCGCCAGCTGGCGGAAGACCGAGCGGCTGCTTCAGCAGGCGGCAAAGCGATGGAAACCGCCGGTCGCGGTATACGTCGGCGAGGAGTTCTGCGCTCGGATGCTCATTGAAGAGGCGCATCGGCTCGGGTGGCGCATTCCGCAGGACCTGGCGATCATCGCCGGCAAGAACGAAGAGACGCTTTGCGAGCAGCCGCGGCCATCGCTGACGAGCGTTGAGATCGGCTACGACCGGATTGGATTCGCGGCCGCCGAGCTATTGGACCGGTTGATGGACGGGGAACGGCCGCCGACCACGCCAATCCGAGTCCCGCCGCACGGACTGGTGGTTCGGGAGTCGACGGACTTCTACGCGGTCGACGACGGCGTTGTCGCATCGGCACTGGAGTACATTTCCGCGAATAGTCACCGGCCGATCGGCATTGCCGATGTCGCCCGGGCGGTGGGCGTCGAACGGCGGACGCTGCAGAACTACTTTCGCAAGTCGATCGACCGCCCGATCGCGACGGAGATCCGCCGGGTCCGGATCGAGCGCGCCAAGCGGGAGCTGGCGCAGGGGGATCGCCCGCTGTCCGAGATCGCCCGCGATGCCGGCTTCGGGACGATGCAGCGGCTGTACGAGGTCTTTCGACGCGAACTGGGCATGAGCCCGAGCGACTACCGCAAGCAGCGAACCCTCGATCCGGCCGCCGGGCGGAAACCGTAG
- a CDS encoding LeuD/DmdB family oxidoreductase small subunit translates to MESVITGRAYVLGDNVDTDQIIPAIYLSFNPSIPDERKRFGQYCMSSVPPGQRGLPDGNTPFVRENEFKSDFQIVIGGKNFGSGSSREHAPLAIAEAGCHCVIAEFYARIFFRNSVNGGYLVPLESVHRLVDRIDTGDELEVHLLDGYLLNKTKSQRHELRPLGDVLPIIEAGGVFNYAKQAGMIA, encoded by the coding sequence ATGGAAAGCGTGATCACCGGCCGAGCCTATGTGCTGGGCGACAATGTCGACACCGACCAAATCATCCCGGCCATCTACCTCTCGTTCAACCCGTCGATCCCCGACGAGCGTAAGCGGTTTGGCCAATACTGCATGAGCAGCGTTCCTCCCGGCCAGCGCGGGTTGCCGGATGGCAACACCCCGTTCGTCCGCGAGAACGAGTTCAAGAGTGATTTCCAGATCGTCATCGGCGGGAAGAACTTCGGCTCCGGCTCCAGCCGTGAACACGCCCCGCTCGCGATCGCCGAGGCCGGCTGCCACTGCGTGATCGCCGAGTTCTACGCCCGCATCTTCTTCCGCAACAGCGTCAACGGCGGCTACCTCGTCCCGCTGGAAAGCGTCCACCGCCTTGTCGACAGGATCGACACCGGCGACGAGTTGGAAGTCCATCTGCTCGACGGCTACCTGCTGAACAAGACCAAGAGCCAGCGGCACGAGCTGCGGCCGCTGGGAGACGTCCTGCCAATCATCGAAGCGGGGGGCGTATTCAACTATGCGAAGCAGGCGGGGATGATTGCGTGA
- the upp gene encoding uracil phosphoribosyltransferase, whose translation MTNVNLIDHPVIQTKLTELRDFTTDHRKFRTLLDEIAGLMVYEVTRDWPTTPKIVQTPLERMTGRVLSRPVTLVPILRAGLGMADGVLKMLPDARMGHLGVYRNEQSLEPVTYYQKLPPDIASTEVLLIDPMLATGGSGSAAVSFLKKAGVTSMKFVCLVASPEGIQTIHRTHPEVPIYTAAIDRELNNKGYILPGLGDAGDRIFGT comes from the coding sequence ATGACCAACGTCAACCTCATCGACCACCCCGTCATCCAGACGAAGCTCACCGAGCTTCGGGATTTCACCACCGACCATCGCAAGTTCCGCACCCTCCTCGACGAGATCGCCGGGCTGATGGTGTATGAGGTCACCCGCGACTGGCCGACGACGCCCAAGATCGTCCAGACGCCGCTGGAGCGCATGACCGGGCGGGTGCTGTCGCGACCCGTCACACTGGTGCCGATCCTTCGCGCCGGGCTGGGCATGGCCGACGGCGTACTCAAAATGCTCCCTGACGCCCGCATGGGGCACCTGGGTGTCTACCGCAACGAGCAGTCGCTCGAACCGGTGACTTACTACCAGAAGCTCCCGCCTGACATCGCCAGCACGGAAGTCCTGCTGATCGACCCCATGCTCGCCACCGGCGGCAGCGGGTCGGCGGCGGTGTCGTTCCTGAAGAAGGCCGGCGTCACGAGCATGAAGTTCGTGTGTCTGGTGGCCTCGCCCGAAGGCATCCAAACGATCCACCGGACGCACCCCGAAGTCCCCATCTACACAGCCGCGATCGATCGCGAACTGAACAACAAGGGGTACATCCTGCCCGGGCTGGGCGACGCCGGTGATCGCATCTTCGGAACGTGA
- a CDS encoding NAD(P)/FAD-dependent oxidoreductase, giving the protein MADSPRKRLIVIGAGFAGLNLVKGLRGLPLDIILVDKHNYHCFQPLLYQVATAGLSPADIAYPIRRVFRDQKNVRVVLGEVERIDLANKTVSGGEASVSYDYLAICVGVTHSYFGNEKWQPMAPGLKSIDDATEIRRKVLLAFEAAELEQDEASRRAKLTFVVVGGGPTGVEMAGALREIAAVDIQRDFRNIDTTTSRIMLLQGGDRLLPSMDPKLSARALKDLQDMGVEVRLNCRVTGVDETGVWVGDEQLPADNIIWAAGVQAPAMLRTLGVPTDRSGRIVVGPDLSIPGHPEVFVLGDAGAITDAKTNQPVPGLAPAAMQMGKFAAKVLRAELSGQSADVKARPGFSYHDKGTMATIGKRRAVADIKGWHITGLVAWLMWSVVHVMFLISFRTKLFVMAGWVYDYIMNNREARLITGKFRLHVVKPRGGATETTLLQTRGTSEQAAV; this is encoded by the coding sequence ATGGCAGACTCTCCTCGTAAACGCCTGATTGTGATCGGTGCCGGCTTTGCCGGCCTCAACCTGGTCAAGGGCCTTCGCGGTCTGCCGCTCGACATCATCCTCGTCGACAAGCACAACTATCACTGCTTCCAGCCGCTGCTGTACCAGGTCGCGACCGCCGGCCTGTCGCCCGCCGACATTGCCTATCCCATCCGCCGGGTCTTCCGCGATCAGAAGAACGTCCGCGTCGTGCTCGGCGAAGTCGAGCGGATTGACCTTGCCAACAAGACCGTTTCCGGCGGCGAGGCGAGCGTGTCGTACGATTACCTCGCGATCTGCGTCGGCGTCACCCACAGCTACTTCGGCAACGAAAAGTGGCAGCCGATGGCACCGGGTCTCAAGAGCATCGACGACGCCACCGAAATCCGCCGAAAGGTCCTCCTGGCATTCGAGGCCGCCGAGCTCGAACAGGACGAAGCCAGCCGCCGGGCGAAGCTGACCTTCGTCGTCGTCGGCGGGGGCCCGACCGGCGTCGAGATGGCCGGCGCGCTCCGTGAGATCGCCGCCGTCGATATCCAGAGAGACTTCCGCAACATCGACACCACTACGTCCCGCATCATGCTCCTCCAGGGCGGCGATCGGCTCTTGCCGTCGATGGATCCCAAGCTCAGCGCCCGCGCTCTCAAAGACCTTCAGGACATGGGCGTCGAGGTCCGCCTCAACTGCCGCGTCACCGGGGTCGACGAGACAGGCGTCTGGGTCGGCGACGAACAGCTCCCCGCCGACAACATCATCTGGGCCGCCGGCGTGCAGGCGCCGGCCATGCTCAGAACGCTTGGCGTGCCGACCGACCGCAGCGGCCGCATCGTCGTCGGCCCGGACCTTTCGATCCCCGGTCACCCGGAGGTCTTCGTCCTCGGCGACGCCGGCGCCATCACCGACGCCAAAACCAACCAGCCCGTGCCCGGATTGGCACCCGCGGCGATGCAGATGGGCAAGTTCGCCGCGAAGGTCCTTCGAGCCGAGCTTTCCGGCCAAAGCGCCGACGTAAAGGCCCGTCCCGGGTTCAGCTATCACGACAAGGGCACGATGGCGACCATCGGCAAACGACGCGCCGTCGCCGACATCAAAGGCTGGCACATCACGGGCCTGGTCGCCTGGCTCATGTGGTCCGTCGTTCACGTTATGTTCCTGATCAGCTTCAGGACCAAGCTGTTCGTGATGGCCGGCTGGGTCTATGACTACATCATGAACAACCGCGAAGCCCGCCTGATCACCGGCAAGTTCCGCCTGCACGTCGTCAAGCCTCGCGGCGGCGCGACCGAGACAACCCTGCTGCAAACCCGGGGCACCAGCGAACAGGCAGCGGTGTAG
- a CDS encoding NADH-quinone oxidoreductase subunit A, protein MAILLSITLFVAFATAFVFLNLLAGSLARPKLPNAEKLEVYECGEPTIGSSWVQFDLRFYIVALVFLVFDVEVALFYPWAVAYGDAAAIAAEIGQGLTAAAVRAAALVDLLFFFGVLIVGFAYLWRFGYLDWVRSAATTSLKRDAK, encoded by the coding sequence ATGGCGATCCTTCTATCCATCACCCTCTTCGTGGCGTTCGCGACGGCGTTCGTCTTCTTGAACCTGCTCGCCGGCTCCCTTGCCCGGCCGAAGCTGCCGAATGCCGAGAAGCTGGAAGTCTACGAATGCGGGGAACCGACGATCGGCAGCAGCTGGGTGCAGTTCGACCTGCGGTTTTACATCGTCGCGCTGGTGTTCCTGGTGTTCGATGTGGAGGTGGCGCTGTTCTACCCGTGGGCGGTGGCGTACGGCGACGCCGCGGCAATCGCCGCCGAGATCGGCCAGGGCCTGACCGCAGCCGCGGTCCGTGCAGCGGCGCTGGTCGACCTGCTGTTCTTCTTCGGCGTGCTGATCGTGGGGTTCGCCTACCTGTGGCGGTTCGGCTACCTGGATTGGGTGCGGTCAGCGGCAACGACGAGTTTGAAACGCGACGCCAAGTGA
- a CDS encoding SIMPL domain-containing protein — translation MRTPFAIALLLLTALPLSAQEQSTKPSISTTGESVVYVRPDEAVLSFGVETYDASLDKAKQQNDEKSASLIKAVIALGIEEKHVATDRVEVELRYADRGKPIAGIEGYYARRGYSVTLKDIRLLEKLIDTVLKSGANRLSGVDFRTTELRKHRDQARRMAIKAAKEKAELLAGELGATVGGPRTISESSYNLYAGSRLFNGNSFAQNSVQMMRGGDGNGGDSTPLGQIAVSASVAVTFDLK, via the coding sequence ATGCGCACGCCTTTCGCCATCGCCTTACTACTGCTAACCGCCCTGCCGCTGTCGGCGCAGGAACAGAGCACGAAGCCCAGCATTTCCACCACCGGCGAGTCGGTGGTTTATGTGCGGCCGGATGAAGCGGTCCTCTCCTTCGGCGTCGAAACCTACGACGCCAGCCTCGACAAGGCCAAGCAGCAGAACGACGAGAAGTCGGCATCGCTGATCAAGGCGGTCATCGCGCTGGGGATCGAAGAAAAGCACGTCGCGACCGATCGCGTGGAGGTGGAATTGCGATACGCGGACCGCGGCAAACCCATCGCCGGGATCGAAGGGTACTACGCCAGGCGGGGTTACTCGGTAACGCTCAAGGACATCAGGCTGCTGGAGAAGCTGATCGACACGGTGCTCAAGTCGGGCGCGAACCGGCTGTCGGGTGTGGACTTCCGCACGACCGAACTGCGCAAACACCGCGATCAGGCCCGGCGCATGGCGATCAAGGCGGCGAAGGAGAAGGCCGAACTATTGGCCGGCGAGCTTGGCGCGACCGTTGGCGGACCTCGAACGATCAGCGAATCGTCCTACAACCTCTACGCCGGTAGTCGGCTCTTCAACGGGAACTCCTTCGCGCAGAACTCCGTCCAGATGATGCGCGGCGGCGACGGCAATGGCGGTGATTCGACACCGCTCGGTCAGATCGCCGTCAGCGCGAGTGTCGCCGTCACCTTCGACCTGAAGTGA
- a CDS encoding SirB1 family protein, whose amino-acid sequence MNQALPICCNPQAYRLLESQVASLGSSDALLNGAVAIASHQLRDVDLASVDQAIQEHANKIRSRVRSSRRHVLVAHLHEYLFEELAFVGNRDDYYNAVNSYLPAVLETKRGLPISLCLVYKLIAERLGLRVNGVGLPGHFVVSVHTDGEPMLIDCFEGGRLLSREEAHQKVMDIHGPDTEWDDELLRPVSNRHWLTRMLQNLLNVFGARSQYTDVAAILEMEMLLWPDQNQLQRDLGLVLARCGMPGPASQWLDAYLENNPDDPQREDLLQLRNVLTA is encoded by the coding sequence ATGAACCAGGCATTGCCGATCTGCTGCAACCCACAGGCGTACAGGCTGCTCGAATCGCAGGTGGCGTCACTCGGTTCCTCCGACGCGCTTCTCAATGGTGCGGTCGCGATCGCCAGTCATCAGCTCCGCGATGTCGATCTTGCCTCGGTCGACCAAGCCATCCAGGAGCACGCGAACAAGATTCGGTCGCGGGTCCGCTCCAGCCGTCGGCACGTTCTGGTCGCCCACCTGCATGAATACCTCTTCGAAGAGCTCGCCTTCGTCGGCAATCGCGACGACTACTACAACGCGGTCAACAGCTATTTGCCGGCCGTGCTGGAAACCAAGCGGGGTTTGCCGATTAGTCTCTGCCTCGTTTACAAGCTGATCGCCGAACGCCTCGGCCTTCGCGTCAATGGGGTCGGGTTGCCGGGGCATTTTGTCGTCAGTGTGCACACCGACGGCGAGCCCATGCTCATCGACTGCTTTGAAGGGGGCCGCCTGCTCTCGCGGGAAGAAGCCCACCAGAAGGTCATGGACATCCACGGCCCCGACACCGAGTGGGACGACGAACTGCTTCGCCCCGTCAGCAATCGCCACTGGCTGACGCGCATGCTGCAGAATCTCCTCAATGTCTTCGGCGCCCGCAGCCAATACACCGACGTCGCCGCCATCTTGGAGATGGAAATGCTCCTCTGGCCGGATCAGAACCAGCTCCAGCGCGATCTCGGCCTCGTGCTCGCCCGCTGCGGCATGCCCGGCCCGGCGAGCCAGTGGCTCGATGCCTATCTGGAAAACAATCCCGACGATCCGCAACGCGAAGACCTCCTTCAGCTTCGCAATGTGCTTACGGCTTGA